A single genomic interval of Clostridium facile harbors:
- a CDS encoding stage V sporulation protein S — MDILKVSSRSVPNSVAGAIAGVIREKGAVEIQAVGAGATNQAVKSIAIARGYLAPTGVDLVCIPAFGNVEIDGVERTAIKMIVEPR; from the coding sequence ATGGATATTCTAAAAGTTTCATCAAGATCAGTTCCCAATTCAGTAGCAGGAGCGATTGCTGGAGTAATCCGTGAAAAAGGGGCTGTAGAAATTCAGGCTGTTGGTGCAGGGGCTACCAACCAGGCTGTTAAATCAATTGCCATTGCTCGGGGCTATTTGGCTCCAACAGGAGTAGATTTGGTTTGTATTCCTGCATTTGGTAATGTCGAAATTGATGGGGTAGAAAGAACAGCAATTAAGATGATTGTTGAGCCAAGATAA
- a CDS encoding Asp23/Gls24 family envelope stress response protein — translation MIKLENHLGWIDISHEFLVNLIVNTATNCFGVAGMSNCNNRQGLKAKLLHKEPLDKGILVRYKKEKLIVDLHILVIYGMNISAVVKSIINKVRYAVEEVTGITVSSVNVFIDGMKA, via the coding sequence ATGATTAAATTGGAAAACCATTTGGGATGGATTGATATCTCCCACGAGTTTTTAGTCAACTTAATTGTCAATACAGCTACCAACTGTTTTGGGGTTGCGGGAATGTCCAACTGCAATAACCGCCAAGGACTAAAAGCAAAACTGTTACACAAGGAGCCTTTGGATAAAGGAATTTTAGTGCGGTATAAAAAAGAAAAATTGATCGTGGATTTGCACATCCTTGTTATTTATGGTATGAATATTTCAGCTGTTGTAAAAAGTATTATCAATAAAGTACGTTATGCTGTGGAGGAAGTTACCGGCATTACAGTATCCAGTGTAAATGTATTTATTGATGGGATGAAGGCATAA
- a CDS encoding ABC transporter ATP-binding protein gives MNPLVQISNLNKSYDRFPVLQNLNLTIEQGQIVGLLGPNGCGKTTLMKIMAGLINDYQGNVLIDGHAPDRYTKSIVSYLPEKTYLSDSMKAEYAIDMFQDFYHDFDKKKAMELLERFHLHPKQKIKAMSKGMQEKLQLILVMSRAARLYILDEPLSGVDSATRDSLLNLILNNYNENASIILSTHLINDVERIFDSVILLGYGQLIMQDEVDNIRLKTGKSVDELFREVFRC, from the coding sequence ATGAATCCATTGGTACAAATCTCAAATCTAAATAAATCTTATGACCGTTTTCCTGTACTGCAAAATTTAAACCTCACAATCGAACAAGGGCAGATTGTTGGTCTATTAGGCCCAAATGGTTGCGGCAAAACTACATTGATGAAAATTATGGCTGGTTTAATCAACGATTATCAAGGCAACGTACTGATTGATGGGCATGCACCGGATCGGTACACCAAATCCATTGTTTCTTACCTTCCAGAAAAAACCTATTTATCTGATTCTATGAAAGCGGAATATGCCATTGATATGTTCCAAGATTTTTATCATGATTTTGATAAAAAGAAAGCCATGGAATTATTGGAACGATTCCATCTTCATCCAAAACAGAAAATCAAAGCGATGTCCAAAGGGATGCAAGAAAAATTGCAGCTAATTTTAGTAATGTCCCGTGCTGCCCGGCTTTATATTTTAGATGAACCTTTAAGTGGTGTGGATTCTGCTACCCGTGATAGCCTATTAAACCTAATTCTAAATAATTATAATGAAAATGCTTCGATTATTCTTTCCACCCACCTAATCAATGATGTGGAACGTATTTTCGATTCTGTAATCCTATTGGGATACGGCCAATTGATTATGCAGGACGAAGTGGACAATATTCGGTTGAAAACTGGAAAATCAGTAGATGAACTGTTCAGGGAGGTATTTCGATGTTAG
- a CDS encoding DAK2 domain-containing protein has protein sequence MIDGQIFKDAVISGAYHIANQKNRVDELNVFPVPDGDTGTNMSMTALAAAEALLALENPTVSQVADTTASAMLRGARGNSGVILSLLFRGISKGLKDQNELTSNNLVDALQSGVEAAYKAVMKPTEGTILTVARMAKEKAEELEYSTNDPVVLLDSVVAAAEDALNQTPEMLPVLKKAGVVDAGGMGLLVILQGMLSVIKDGVKIERETDAVTTKLNNPAAEYEGEITFTYCTEFIVNRNSQSSQDPVALRAYLESIGDCVVVVDDEEIIKVHVHTDNPGNAIQEGLKYGYLTNMKIDNMRHQHATKAHQAKQAKKMAEYVAVDPDVEFGFVAVAAGQGLQNLFVDLGVDKVVSGGQTMNPSTEDILEAIHSVPAKHVFVLPNNKNIIMAAEQAVKLADRKVCVLQSRTIPQGITAMMAFDPDASFSDNRVAMTKALDHVATGQVTFAARDSDFEGHKIKKGEILAIADGKLSFTEKEINKAAYKLIKTLSKKNSQFATIIYGADVTDQLAEQLYATVSSKLDHLEVNMINGGQPVYYYIVSVE, from the coding sequence GTGATTGATGGACAGATTTTTAAGGACGCTGTAATTTCTGGCGCTTACCATATTGCAAACCAAAAAAACCGTGTGGATGAATTAAATGTGTTTCCTGTACCGGATGGGGATACAGGGACCAATATGTCCATGACAGCTTTGGCTGCTGCGGAAGCTTTATTGGCGTTGGAAAATCCAACGGTATCCCAGGTAGCGGATACAACGGCATCTGCTATGTTGCGGGGCGCCCGTGGAAATTCCGGGGTTATTTTGTCCCTGCTGTTCCGTGGAATATCCAAGGGGTTAAAAGACCAGAACGAATTGACAAGCAATAATCTGGTGGATGCTTTGCAGTCTGGTGTAGAGGCAGCTTATAAAGCGGTGATGAAACCAACAGAAGGGACTATTTTAACGGTTGCCAGAATGGCGAAAGAAAAAGCGGAAGAATTGGAATACTCTACCAATGACCCTGTGGTTTTATTGGATAGTGTGGTTGCTGCCGCGGAGGATGCTTTAAATCAAACCCCTGAAATGCTTCCTGTTTTAAAGAAAGCTGGTGTAGTAGACGCTGGCGGGATGGGATTGCTGGTGATTTTACAGGGAATGTTAAGCGTGATCAAAGACGGTGTAAAAATAGAGCGAGAAACCGATGCTGTCACTACGAAACTGAACAATCCTGCTGCGGAGTACGAAGGGGAAATTACCTTTACCTATTGTACTGAATTTATTGTAAACCGTAATAGCCAATCTTCCCAAGACCCAGTTGCTTTGCGGGCTTATTTGGAATCGATTGGGGATTGTGTAGTTGTTGTGGATGACGAAGAGATCATCAAAGTCCACGTACATACGGACAATCCTGGAAATGCGATTCAAGAAGGGTTGAAGTATGGCTATTTAACCAATATGAAGATTGATAATATGCGCCATCAGCATGCGACCAAAGCCCATCAGGCAAAACAGGCGAAAAAGATGGCAGAATATGTTGCGGTAGATCCAGATGTGGAATTTGGATTTGTTGCTGTCGCTGCTGGACAAGGGTTACAGAATTTATTTGTCGATTTAGGGGTGGATAAAGTTGTAAGTGGTGGTCAGACCATGAATCCTAGTACAGAGGATATTTTAGAGGCGATCCACTCTGTTCCAGCAAAACATGTTTTTGTCTTGCCAAACAATAAAAATATTATTATGGCAGCAGAGCAGGCTGTAAAACTGGCAGATAGGAAGGTATGTGTATTACAGAGTAGGACAATTCCACAGGGGATTACTGCCATGATGGCATTTGACCCGGATGCCTCTTTCTCAGATAACCGTGTTGCTATGACAAAGGCTTTGGACCATGTGGCAACTGGTCAGGTGACGTTTGCAGCAAGAGATTCTGACTTTGAAGGCCATAAAATTAAAAAAGGCGAAATTTTGGCGATTGCCGATGGAAAATTGAGCTTTACAGAAAAAGAAATCAATAAAGCGGCGTATAAATTAATCAAAACATTGAGTAAGAAGAACAGCCAGTTTGCTACCATTATCTATGGTGCGGATGTAACTGACCAGTTGGCAGAACAGCTATATGCAACTGTTTCTTCCAAATTGGACCATTTGGAAGTCAATATGATCAATGGCGGGCAGCCGGTGTATTATTATATTGTTTCGGTGGAATAA
- a CDS encoding TIGR00282 family metallophosphoesterase — MNLLFIGDVVSQPGCNIIRQKLSNLKKEYQVDLVIANGENSAVGNGILPKSADFLFDSGVDIITLGNHTFKRREIYDYLEEHEHIIRPANYPSSVPGKGYCVYDMGRISVAVINLIGQVYLDANNCPFQAVDEILKQLDTNIIIVDFHGEATGEKGAMGYYLDGRVSAVLGTHTHVQTADEQILPQGTGFISDVGMTGPIQSILGVAPDCIVRKMTTHLPTRFEVRDTPCMINAVFLQIEEKSGHCALIQRLKIV; from the coding sequence ATGAATTTATTATTTATTGGTGATGTGGTCAGCCAACCTGGCTGCAATATCATCCGTCAAAAATTATCCAATCTAAAAAAGGAATACCAAGTAGATCTGGTAATTGCCAATGGTGAAAATTCTGCTGTAGGAAATGGCATCCTGCCAAAGTCAGCTGATTTTTTGTTTGATTCTGGTGTGGATATTATCACATTGGGGAACCATACCTTTAAACGGCGTGAAATCTACGATTATTTAGAAGAACATGAACATATTATACGTCCTGCGAACTATCCATCTAGCGTACCAGGAAAGGGTTACTGCGTTTACGATATGGGGCGTATTTCAGTGGCGGTGATTAATCTGATAGGTCAGGTTTATCTGGATGCTAACAATTGCCCATTTCAAGCAGTGGATGAAATCTTAAAACAGCTGGATACCAATATTATTATTGTGGATTTTCATGGGGAAGCCACTGGTGAAAAAGGGGCGATGGGATATTATTTGGACGGCCGTGTCAGTGCAGTTTTAGGGACACATACCCATGTACAAACCGCTGATGAACAGATTTTACCACAAGGCACCGGCTTTATCTCAGATGTTGGGATGACCGGTCCAATCCAATCTATTTTAGGGGTTGCACCAGATTGTATTGTAAGGAAAATGACGACCCATCTGCCAACTCGGTTTGAAGTGAGGGACACTCCTTGTATGATCAATGCTGTTTTTCTGCAAATTGAGGAAAAAAGTGGTCATTGTGCCTTAATTCAACGGTTAAAAATAGTGTAA
- a CDS encoding sodium-dependent transporter has translation MKQNQWASRLGFVLATAGAAIGLGNLWKFPYLMGSNGGFFFLIAYLVFIVILGLPVMMLEMSLGRYTGKNPVASYRQIHPKAGIVGVFGVLSAMMILSYYSVIGGWIIKYVISYVTTFQAPADFAAFTSNGPETTLWHFVFMAITVLICLKGVSGIEKASKFMMPTLFILLLVVIVRNVTLPNAGEGLKFIFTPSESSFSLSSISTALGQVFYSLSLCMGITITYGSYLKKGENIPRSCGHVAIMDTTIAVLAGIAIFPAVFSFGLEPGQGPSLIFGTLPKVFSEIAGGSIFAILFFALVLFAAVTSAIALLEVVVSFVVGSMGWSRKKAVLLVGGLIFLLGIPSCLSFGPLADVTLAGYTFFDLVGLLTDNFLLPIGGILMCWFVGWKWNPNILVDEIKDGCPGFKLQKVWVLCIRFLTPILVLIVTISGFINIYQTIVG, from the coding sequence ATGAAACAAAATCAATGGGCCAGCCGGTTGGGCTTTGTGCTTGCAACAGCAGGCGCGGCAATCGGTTTAGGAAACCTATGGAAGTTTCCTTATTTAATGGGAAGTAATGGGGGATTTTTCTTCCTGATCGCTTATTTAGTGTTTATTGTTATTTTAGGCTTACCAGTGATGATGCTGGAAATGAGCCTTGGCCGTTATACTGGAAAAAACCCTGTAGCAAGCTATCGACAAATCCATCCAAAAGCAGGCATTGTAGGTGTATTCGGCGTGCTTTCTGCGATGATGATTCTAAGCTATTACAGCGTCATTGGTGGCTGGATTATCAAATATGTTATCAGTTATGTTACCACATTTCAGGCGCCAGCGGATTTTGCTGCTTTTACCAGCAATGGTCCAGAAACAACCCTGTGGCACTTTGTATTTATGGCAATTACAGTACTGATTTGTCTAAAAGGGGTTAGTGGCATTGAAAAAGCAAGTAAATTTATGATGCCCACCTTGTTTATTCTATTATTAGTTGTAATTGTGAGAAATGTTACCCTGCCAAATGCTGGGGAAGGATTAAAATTTATTTTTACCCCATCTGAATCAAGTTTTTCCTTATCTTCTATCAGCACAGCACTGGGGCAGGTTTTTTATTCCCTTAGCCTTTGTATGGGGATTACCATTACCTACGGAAGTTACCTAAAAAAAGGAGAAAATATCCCAAGAAGCTGTGGTCATGTTGCCATTATGGATACTACTATTGCTGTATTGGCTGGTATTGCAATTTTCCCTGCGGTGTTCTCGTTTGGTCTAGAACCTGGCCAAGGTCCAAGTCTGATTTTTGGAACATTGCCAAAGGTATTCTCTGAAATTGCTGGTGGTTCCATCTTTGCGATCCTTTTCTTCGCACTAGTACTATTTGCTGCTGTAACCAGCGCAATCGCTCTGCTAGAAGTTGTTGTTTCTTTTGTAGTGGGAAGCATGGGCTGGAGCCGTAAAAAAGCTGTACTATTAGTAGGTGGGCTTATTTTCTTACTGGGTATCCCAAGTTGCCTCTCTTTTGGTCCTTTGGCTGATGTTACATTAGCTGGCTATACTTTCTTTGATTTGGTTGGGTTGTTAACGGATAACTTCCTGTTACCAATCGGCGGAATTTTAATGTGCTGGTTTGTAGGCTGGAAGTGGAATCCCAATATCCTGGTAGACGAAATCAAGGATGGTTGTCCTGGATTTAAACTGCAAAAAGTTTGGGTATTATGTATCCGGTTTTTAACCCCTATTTTAGTTTTAATTGTAACCATTAGTGGATTTATAAATATTTATCAAACAATTGTTGGATAA
- a CDS encoding GntR family transcriptional regulator, translating into MNQVAFDSNIPIYLQIMQKIKQSIVAGELKPGERIPSVRDLSTVFGVNPNTMQRALTELEREGLLYSERTSGRFVTEHTEVIQTMQKTYAEELIQKFLNQMYSLGYTKEQVAKIIMEVKQ; encoded by the coding sequence TTGAATCAAGTTGCATTTGATTCCAATATACCAATTTATCTTCAAATTATGCAGAAGATAAAACAATCCATTGTTGCTGGCGAATTAAAACCAGGGGAACGCATTCCATCTGTCCGCGACCTTTCCACCGTTTTTGGTGTAAACCCTAATACGATGCAGCGTGCGTTGACAGAATTAGAAAGAGAAGGTTTGCTGTACAGCGAACGTACCTCTGGTCGTTTTGTGACAGAACATACTGAGGTGATCCAAACGATGCAAAAAACCTATGCGGAAGAATTGATCCAAAAATTTTTAAACCAAATGTACTCTTTGGGTTATACCAAAGAGCAGGTTGCCAAAATTATTATGGAGGTGAAACAATGA
- the spo0A gene encoding sporulation transcription factor Spo0A, translating to MNQQIKVLIGDDTANFGILFRKVLEGRGFQTILTSKDGGEIMSKIELEHPDVVVMDSFMAKMDAISVMKTVNQRQLPKPIFIVMTAYDNEFLEKELMRNGAAYCVLKPFEMDMVASIIEDFCSHKNDTPHSIHSDPTEKDIEVMVTQVIHQIGVPAHIKGYHYLRSSIMHCIEDSDMINAVTKVLYPTVAKEFDTTSSRVERAIRHAIEVAWDRGDVDTLNSYFGYTIHNGRGKPTNSEFIAMIADKLRLQMKKEHTA from the coding sequence ATGAATCAGCAGATAAAAGTTTTAATTGGTGACGATACAGCAAACTTTGGCATATTGTTTCGTAAAGTGTTAGAAGGTAGAGGTTTTCAAACTATCTTGACATCAAAAGATGGCGGAGAAATTATGTCAAAGATTGAACTGGAACATCCAGATGTTGTTGTAATGGATTCCTTTATGGCAAAAATGGATGCAATTAGCGTAATGAAAACGGTAAACCAACGTCAACTTCCAAAACCAATCTTTATTGTCATGACAGCTTACGACAACGAGTTTTTGGAAAAAGAGTTAATGAGGAACGGTGCAGCTTATTGTGTCTTAAAACCATTTGAGATGGATATGGTCGCATCTATTATTGAGGATTTTTGTTCTCATAAAAATGATACTCCTCACTCTATCCACTCTGACCCAACCGAAAAAGATATTGAAGTTATGGTAACACAGGTAATCCACCAGATTGGTGTACCTGCACATATTAAAGGATACCATTACTTAAGATCTTCTATCATGCACTGCATCGAAGATTCCGATATGATTAACGCGGTAACAAAAGTATTGTATCCAACCGTTGCAAAAGAATTCGATACCACTTCTTCCCGTGTAGAACGTGCAATCCGTCACGCAATCGAAGTTGCTTGGGACCGTGGAGATGTGGATACTTTAAATTCCTATTTTGGCTATACGATCCACAATGGCAGAGGGAAACCAACTAACTCTGAATTTATCGCAATGATTGCGGACAAGTTGC